A genomic window from Methylorubrum extorquens includes:
- a CDS encoding polysaccharide biosynthesis protein, with the protein MFSGKTLLITGGTGSFGNAVIQRFLATDIGQIRVFSRDEKKQEDMRILLRDPRIRFFIGDVREYNSIAQAVKGVDYIFHAAALKQVPSCEFYPMEAVRTNILGAENVLNAAVASGVERMVVLSTDKAVYPINAMGLSKAMMEKLTIAKSRMLAKDDTILCATRYGNVMASRGSVIPLFVNQIKEGRDLTITDPTMTRFLMSLEDSVDLVLFAYQRGQQGDIFVQKAPACTVQDLAEALRTIFEAKNEIKIIGTRHGEKLYESLVSREEMARAEDMDGFYRIPADDRDLNYSKFFTSGETAISAAEDYTSHNTQRMNPQQVIDLLLKLDYIQQALKPASRTRAAS; encoded by the coding sequence ATGTTCTCCGGCAAAACACTCCTCATCACCGGCGGCACCGGCTCCTTCGGCAACGCGGTGATCCAGCGCTTCCTCGCCACCGATATCGGCCAGATCCGCGTCTTCAGCCGGGACGAGAAGAAGCAGGAGGACATGCGCATCCTGCTGCGCGATCCGCGGATCCGGTTCTTCATCGGCGACGTGCGCGAGTACAACTCGATCGCGCAGGCGGTGAAGGGCGTCGACTACATCTTCCACGCGGCGGCGCTGAAGCAGGTGCCCTCCTGCGAGTTCTATCCGATGGAGGCGGTGCGCACGAACATCCTCGGGGCCGAGAACGTGCTGAACGCCGCGGTCGCCTCGGGCGTCGAGCGGATGGTCGTGCTCTCGACCGACAAGGCGGTCTACCCGATCAACGCCATGGGCCTGTCCAAGGCGATGATGGAGAAGCTGACGATCGCCAAGTCGCGCATGCTGGCCAAGGACGACACGATCCTGTGTGCCACGCGCTACGGCAACGTCATGGCCTCGCGCGGCTCGGTGATCCCGCTCTTCGTGAACCAGATCAAGGAGGGGCGCGACCTCACCATCACCGATCCGACGATGACCCGCTTCCTGATGTCGCTGGAGGATTCGGTCGATCTCGTGCTGTTCGCCTACCAGCGCGGCCAGCAGGGCGACATCTTCGTGCAGAAGGCGCCCGCCTGCACGGTCCAGGATCTGGCCGAGGCCCTGCGGACGATTTTTGAGGCCAAGAACGAGATCAAGATCATCGGCACGCGCCACGGCGAGAAGCTCTACGAGTCGCTGGTCTCGCGCGAGGAGATGGCGCGGGCCGAGGACATGGACGGGTTCTACCGCATCCCCGCCGACGACCGTGACCTGAACTACTCGAAGTTCTTCACGTCCGGAGAGACGGCGATCTCGGCCGCCGAGGACTACACCTCGCACAACACGCAGCGGATGAACCCGCAGCAGGTCATCGATCTGTTGCTGAAGCTCGACTACATCCAGCAAGCCCTCAAGCCGGCCTCGCGGACCAGGGCCGCCTCCTAG
- a CDS encoding glycosyltransferase, giving the protein MSDHPKVSIVMPVYNGGTYFELALQSALAQTYENVEIVIVNDGSTDGGVTDAVARRYAERHPDKIRYFHQSNTGVAGALNKAVEELTGDFFCWLSHDDLYAPEKTAVQVAFWQRLGRPDAMLISNYTLIDSDGKQFANVQFDHEQFKRSPMVPLFRGAVNGCTVFIPIGLLRAIRGPFDLSRRFTQDFQLWRQLIRQTDFFHVPQSLVHYRVHPSQDSQRPDIAEEGETLWRAMIDGTTEIERAQMYGSSWRFYEETRKILAPTTYVSTVRHLEEQRDRCSSKTLVSVVMPFYNEIGLVRRALESILAQTYPHLDVVLVDDGSTEAMDDLLRDVGSDARVQLFHIPNGGPGAARNFGLSRCQGDYVAFLDADDLFLPNKIEVQLRAMMQQGAVASHTSYLVVDEGVAGASVIESGLASGRIYPRIISNCPIATPTVMLHRLVVAEGFVFADAALAEDVVAWVDLSVRHDILGLNEVLTVVERDAGTASRHVNKSMDGLQNLLRRFGNDPVHGRQVEQLRALEDGVRYLRSLKAAGMEHLPLGTASEAQRLSHQKVLIASHEQLTARGVKTAHEMLHWANALNPTIDTLVALGISNTARGQPQRAIEVFDQAVALAPEGVPAPLLHVRAIAKCHLGRFADALVDMQGAWDRQPHSESISYGLASLKAYLGRLNEAERLFSKPLTVPLDNGSTTSTVTLRFDEPDAASCDAFDRFYNRKVDLDRADLSACHAACEVVFCFCCDVTYFHTFAAAVLASIQRNAGVTAGLHIHIINPSEEIAAPLAQLRAQAGIPLSVSTETVDLSAFDETQRKTYYACARFLALPDIMRAIGRPFLLTDADQLVVRPVGDLLEAMRGADAGLLVFPQAALNILSLVSASVVFVGRGPVAASFFGRIARYLASLLARPDRAQWHLDQAALAVAYVAKGNAKVRTFAPDVMHSKLYDGEQIGLGGSTFWSVTYSIPENRNKINSTMFSDFRAMIK; this is encoded by the coding sequence ATGTCGGACCATCCGAAAGTCAGCATCGTCATGCCCGTCTATAACGGCGGGACCTATTTCGAACTGGCGCTCCAGAGCGCACTCGCGCAAACTTACGAGAACGTTGAGATCGTCATCGTCAACGACGGCTCGACCGACGGAGGCGTCACCGACGCTGTGGCGCGGCGCTATGCCGAGCGGCACCCGGACAAGATTCGCTACTTCCATCAATCGAACACGGGCGTCGCCGGTGCCCTGAACAAGGCGGTCGAGGAACTCACAGGCGACTTCTTCTGCTGGCTCAGCCACGACGACCTTTACGCGCCCGAGAAGACGGCCGTCCAAGTCGCCTTCTGGCAGCGATTGGGGCGGCCGGACGCCATGTTGATCTCGAACTACACCCTCATCGATTCCGACGGGAAGCAGTTCGCAAACGTGCAGTTCGACCATGAGCAGTTCAAGCGCTCGCCGATGGTGCCGCTGTTTCGCGGCGCCGTGAACGGCTGCACCGTCTTCATCCCCATCGGCCTGCTGCGCGCCATCCGGGGTCCGTTCGACCTCAGTCGCCGCTTTACCCAAGACTTCCAACTCTGGCGGCAGCTCATTCGGCAGACCGACTTCTTCCACGTGCCGCAGTCGCTCGTCCACTACCGCGTCCATCCAAGCCAGGATTCGCAGCGCCCGGACATCGCCGAAGAGGGCGAGACCCTTTGGCGGGCCATGATCGACGGGACGACCGAGATCGAGCGTGCGCAGATGTACGGGAGTTCGTGGCGCTTCTACGAGGAGACGCGCAAAATCCTGGCGCCGACGACTTACGTCAGCACCGTGCGGCACTTGGAGGAGCAGCGGGACCGCTGCTCCTCCAAGACCCTCGTCTCCGTCGTGATGCCCTTCTACAACGAGATCGGTCTCGTTCGCCGGGCCCTGGAGAGCATTCTCGCGCAGACCTACCCTCACCTCGACGTCGTCCTCGTGGATGACGGCTCGACAGAGGCGATGGATGATCTCTTGCGCGACGTGGGCTCCGACGCCCGGGTGCAGCTCTTCCATATTCCCAATGGCGGCCCGGGCGCGGCGCGCAACTTCGGCCTCAGCCGCTGCCAGGGCGACTACGTCGCCTTTCTCGATGCCGACGACCTGTTCCTGCCCAACAAGATCGAGGTGCAACTCCGCGCGATGATGCAGCAGGGGGCTGTCGCCTCGCACACCTCCTACCTCGTCGTCGATGAGGGGGTGGCCGGCGCCAGCGTGATCGAGTCCGGCCTTGCATCCGGGCGGATCTATCCGAGAATCATCTCGAACTGCCCGATCGCGACGCCGACGGTGATGCTGCATCGACTTGTTGTTGCGGAGGGGTTCGTGTTCGCGGATGCGGCCCTCGCGGAGGACGTCGTTGCCTGGGTCGATCTGAGCGTGCGGCACGACATCCTCGGATTGAACGAGGTGCTGACCGTCGTGGAGCGCGATGCCGGCACGGCATCGCGGCACGTGAACAAGAGTATGGACGGCCTGCAGAACCTGCTGCGCCGGTTCGGCAACGATCCCGTCCATGGACGGCAGGTGGAGCAATTGAGGGCACTCGAGGACGGTGTCCGGTACCTACGGTCGCTCAAGGCGGCCGGCATGGAACATCTCCCGCTCGGCACTGCCAGCGAAGCGCAGCGTCTCTCGCATCAGAAGGTCCTCATCGCCTCTCACGAGCAACTCACCGCCCGCGGTGTGAAGACCGCCCACGAGATGTTGCACTGGGCGAATGCGCTCAACCCGACGATCGATACCCTGGTCGCGCTCGGGATCTCGAATACGGCCCGGGGCCAGCCCCAACGTGCCATCGAGGTCTTCGATCAAGCGGTGGCCCTGGCTCCCGAGGGCGTACCCGCGCCGCTGCTGCATGTCCGTGCGATCGCCAAGTGTCATCTCGGCCGCTTCGCGGACGCGCTTGTCGACATGCAAGGGGCCTGGGACAGGCAACCGCACAGCGAGAGCATCAGCTATGGGCTGGCTAGTCTCAAGGCCTATCTCGGCCGGCTGAACGAAGCCGAACGGCTCTTCTCGAAGCCCCTCACCGTGCCGCTCGACAACGGCAGCACGACCAGCACCGTCACGCTTCGCTTCGATGAGCCCGACGCTGCGAGCTGCGATGCGTTTGACCGATTTTACAATCGTAAGGTGGATCTCGACCGAGCCGACCTGTCCGCATGTCACGCCGCCTGCGAGGTTGTGTTTTGCTTCTGCTGCGACGTGACGTATTTCCACACCTTCGCCGCAGCGGTGCTCGCGTCAATTCAACGGAACGCTGGTGTCACAGCCGGCCTGCACATCCACATCATCAATCCCAGCGAGGAGATCGCAGCGCCGTTGGCGCAACTCCGCGCCCAGGCTGGCATCCCGCTTTCCGTCTCGACCGAAACCGTCGATCTTTCAGCTTTCGACGAAACACAGCGCAAGACCTACTATGCCTGCGCACGCTTCCTCGCTCTTCCCGACATCATGCGAGCAATCGGGCGTCCCTTCCTGCTGACGGATGCCGATCAGCTTGTGGTTCGGCCCGTGGGGGATTTGCTTGAGGCGATGCGGGGCGCGGATGCGGGCCTGCTGGTGTTCCCGCAGGCGGCCCTCAACATCCTGTCGCTTGTCTCAGCCTCGGTGGTGTTCGTTGGTCGCGGCCCCGTTGCTGCATCCTTCTTCGGGCGCATCGCGCGCTATCTTGCCTCGTTGCTGGCACGTCCGGACCGAGCGCAGTGGCATCTCGATCAGGCTGCGCTCGCCGTCGCCTATGTCGCTAAAGGCAACGCGAAGGTCCGGACATTCGCGCCTGATGTCATGCATTCCAAATTGTATGACGGAGAGCAGATTGGCCTTGGTGGCAGTACGTTCTGGTCAGTAACCTACTCAATACCCGAAAATAGAAATAAAATAAATAGCACAATGTTTTCCGATTTCAGGGCTATGATAAAATGA
- a CDS encoding TylF/MycF/NovP-related O-methyltransferase, producing the protein MITVDSQDVGRHDLATRLSWRADVLSIAIGKVGGDLGGLRSWYGNWSEIQALLSPAFEAHLIRASGLFDSHYYLSANKDVANAKIDPLQHYLQYGGAEGRRPGPDFDGALYLASYADLRTAGLNPLVHYLKYGLVEGRVLGAPVVHPRPVRESDASNEEVLGLFGVPMGESEQACYAAVLELQARSAALEAAAERMRGLVEQRDHELRGLRSELAAMRSAAQEREAVQEAESERLRRAGDEAELKLYVATASLQRAIARNDELAARVRGGEPQALGALPSAARERENVLEAEVERLRRAGDEAELKLYVATASLQRAVARNDELAAAVRASERAATAPRAELSRVDVERAPPRAAADRPPSPQGGERHDWEASAERDAMQLQAALLEHVAQREREQEAALIASRAEVATLAERVRALHEANELLRAEAPSLATLADAVRLGSSRAGRTDMDPAGKGTPGLASAARRLYLDLLEAVLAGRLTLPGSAAHGGSFPPIPKARLRNLRHLLETVVADGVEGHILDAGARQGAACLYMRAILAAHGVTDRTVWLADSFAGPFPSKEDDGPERGARAYIAGPERGLSLDALREGFERFGLSDGQVAFLPGRFEDTLSRAPIRCLALLRLGGWHDSISDVLEALYPTVAPGGFIVADDVGEDGRAAIEAYRARRNINEPIVAVDGAVVYWRKAK; encoded by the coding sequence ATGATCACGGTGGATAGCCAAGATGTCGGACGTCACGATCTAGCGACACGACTTTCTTGGAGGGCGGATGTCCTATCGATTGCCATTGGGAAAGTTGGTGGCGATCTCGGTGGCTTGAGAAGCTGGTATGGGAATTGGAGTGAAATTCAGGCGCTGCTGTCGCCTGCGTTCGAGGCCCATCTGATACGGGCCTCCGGATTGTTCGACTCCCATTATTACTTGTCGGCGAACAAGGACGTCGCGAACGCGAAGATCGATCCCCTCCAGCATTACCTTCAGTACGGCGGGGCAGAGGGCCGACGGCCAGGGCCGGATTTCGATGGAGCCCTCTATCTCGCGAGCTACGCGGATTTGAGGACGGCCGGTCTGAACCCGCTCGTCCACTATCTCAAATATGGTCTCGTCGAGGGCCGGGTCCTGGGCGCACCGGTGGTCCATCCGCGGCCCGTACGAGAATCGGACGCCTCGAACGAAGAGGTGCTCGGGCTTTTCGGCGTTCCGATGGGCGAGTCGGAACAGGCATGTTACGCCGCGGTGCTGGAGCTGCAGGCGCGGTCCGCTGCCCTGGAGGCCGCGGCGGAGAGGATGCGCGGCCTTGTTGAGCAGCGTGATCATGAGCTGCGCGGCCTTCGGAGTGAACTCGCCGCGATGCGTTCGGCGGCGCAGGAGCGCGAGGCCGTGCAAGAAGCCGAATCGGAGCGGCTGCGCCGAGCGGGGGACGAGGCTGAGCTGAAACTCTATGTCGCCACCGCCTCACTGCAACGCGCGATCGCCCGGAACGACGAGCTTGCGGCGCGGGTGCGGGGTGGTGAGCCGCAGGCGCTCGGGGCACTGCCCTCGGCGGCGCGGGAGCGCGAGAATGTGCTTGAAGCCGAAGTGGAGCGGCTGCGCCGAGCGGGAGACGAAGCTGAACTGAAACTCTATGTCGCCACCGCCTCACTCCAGCGCGCGGTCGCCCGAAACGATGAATTGGCGGCGGCGGTTCGCGCCAGCGAGCGGGCGGCGACAGCGCCGAGGGCCGAACTGAGCCGGGTTGACGTGGAGCGTGCCCCCCCTCGGGCTGCGGCGGACCGCCCGCCGTCGCCGCAGGGCGGGGAGCGCCACGACTGGGAGGCCAGCGCCGAGCGCGACGCCATGCAGCTCCAGGCCGCCCTGCTCGAACACGTCGCGCAGCGCGAGCGTGAGCAGGAGGCCGCTCTCATCGCGAGCCGGGCCGAGGTGGCAACTCTTGCCGAGAGAGTCAGGGCATTACACGAGGCGAATGAGTTGCTCCGGGCCGAGGCGCCGAGCCTTGCCACCCTTGCCGATGCTGTCCGGCTCGGGAGTTCCCGTGCCGGGCGTACGGATATGGATCCCGCCGGCAAGGGGACGCCCGGGCTCGCATCCGCCGCCCGCCGGCTCTACCTCGATCTCCTCGAGGCGGTGCTGGCCGGGCGGCTGACCTTGCCGGGGAGCGCGGCGCATGGGGGATCCTTCCCCCCGATCCCCAAGGCGCGCCTGCGCAACCTTCGGCACCTTCTGGAGACGGTGGTGGCGGACGGCGTCGAAGGCCATATCCTCGATGCGGGTGCCCGGCAGGGGGCCGCATGTCTCTACATGCGGGCGATCCTGGCCGCCCATGGCGTCACCGATCGCACTGTTTGGCTCGCGGATTCCTTCGCCGGACCTTTTCCCTCGAAGGAAGATGACGGCCCGGAGCGCGGGGCGCGCGCGTACATCGCCGGCCCGGAGCGCGGGCTGTCGCTCGATGCGCTCCGGGAAGGATTCGAGCGCTTCGGATTGTCCGATGGGCAAGTCGCCTTCCTACCCGGTCGGTTCGAAGACACGCTGTCCAGAGCGCCGATCCGCTGCCTCGCACTGCTGCGGCTTGGCGGTTGGCACGATTCGATCTCGGATGTACTCGAGGCTCTCTACCCGACGGTGGCACCCGGCGGCTTCATCGTCGCTGACGATGTCGGGGAGGACGGCCGGGCCGCAATCGAGGCCTATCGGGCACGGCGGAACATCAACGAGCCGATCGTCGCTGTGGACGGGGCGGTTGTCTATTGGCGCAAGGCAAAGTGA
- a CDS encoding glutathione S-transferase family protein yields the protein MALTKKNSINVPLQISEGSSAHGEAGSSTMDLFYAPRSPFSRKILTVIVELGLESHIRLIQTDPWNDESLRRYNPACKVPTLLLDDGTALFDSPVIARYLDERAGHRLVPAGIHRWDAGRREALGDALAEAVIRRFVERMGPDCDRIARVVARQEAAIAAILDQLEAEPAWMEAPVDLGHLAIACALAYLDGRSPELEWDRGRRLLAAWFYDFRARPSMTIATTPEIGAFRTAVSR from the coding sequence ATGGCACTCACGAAGAAGAACAGCATCAACGTGCCGCTTCAGATTTCAGAGGGCAGCAGCGCACATGGGGAGGCTGGATCGAGCACCATGGATCTGTTCTACGCGCCGCGATCCCCCTTTTCACGGAAGATCCTGACGGTGATTGTCGAGCTTGGGCTCGAATCGCATATCCGGCTGATTCAGACCGACCCGTGGAACGACGAGTCGCTTCGCCGTTACAATCCTGCCTGCAAGGTGCCGACGCTTCTGCTCGATGACGGGACGGCCCTGTTCGACTCGCCCGTCATCGCGCGTTATCTCGACGAACGCGCCGGACACCGGTTGGTGCCGGCCGGCATCCATCGCTGGGATGCCGGCCGACGGGAAGCGCTCGGGGATGCGCTGGCCGAAGCGGTCATCCGTCGCTTCGTCGAACGGATGGGCCCTGACTGCGATCGCATTGCCCGGGTCGTGGCCCGGCAGGAGGCGGCCATAGCGGCCATTCTCGACCAGTTGGAGGCAGAGCCCGCCTGGATGGAGGCGCCGGTCGATCTTGGCCATCTCGCCATTGCCTGCGCCCTCGCGTATCTCGACGGACGATCGCCGGAACTGGAATGGGATCGAGGACGGCGCTTGCTCGCAGCATGGTTTTATGATTTCCGTGCCCGACCGTCGATGACCATCGCAACTACCCCTGAAATCGGCGCCTTTCGCACCGCCGTTTCGAGATGA
- a CDS encoding dTDP-4-dehydrorhamnose reductase family protein, translating into MKIAILGASGMLGSTTFQYLAHRFPGSVYASVRSSSARRSFPDDLAANIAVGIDVENADALAGFLRDVRPDVVLNCVGVVKQLASAEDPLVAIPINAILPHRLARLADLVGARLIHVSTDCVFTGRKGDYRESDAPDAEDLYGRSKLLGEVDYPNAVTLRTSIIGREIGSRNGLVEWFLAQSGSVRGYRRAIFSGLTTDELVRVIADHVLPNPGLRGVYHVSVDPISKFDLLGIVKDVYGVATEIEPDDAVAIDRSLNSERFRAATGYAPPSWPDLIRTMRRFHDEAFSRIR; encoded by the coding sequence TTGAAGATTGCAATTTTGGGTGCTTCCGGAATGCTCGGAAGCACGACTTTCCAATACTTGGCACATCGCTTCCCTGGCAGCGTTTACGCAAGCGTGCGCTCGTCCTCGGCACGGCGATCCTTCCCGGACGATCTCGCCGCCAACATCGCCGTCGGGATCGACGTCGAGAATGCGGACGCGCTGGCCGGCTTCCTGCGTGACGTGCGGCCCGACGTGGTCCTGAACTGCGTCGGGGTCGTCAAGCAGCTCGCCTCCGCCGAGGATCCACTGGTCGCGATCCCGATCAACGCCATCCTGCCGCACCGGCTTGCACGGCTGGCCGACCTCGTCGGCGCCCGCCTCATCCATGTGAGCACCGATTGCGTCTTCACCGGCCGCAAGGGCGACTACCGCGAAAGCGACGCGCCGGATGCGGAGGATCTCTACGGGCGCTCGAAGCTTCTCGGCGAGGTCGATTACCCGAACGCGGTCACGCTGCGCACCTCCATCATCGGGCGTGAGATCGGCAGCCGCAACGGTCTCGTCGAGTGGTTCCTGGCTCAGAGCGGGTCGGTGCGCGGCTACCGGCGGGCGATCTTCTCCGGCCTCACCACCGACGAGCTGGTGCGTGTGATCGCCGACCACGTCCTGCCGAACCCAGGCTTGCGCGGCGTCTACCATGTGAGCGTGGACCCGATCAGCAAGTTCGACCTGCTCGGGATCGTCAAGGACGTCTACGGCGTTGCAACCGAGATCGAGCCCGACGACGCGGTGGCGATCGACCGCTCCCTCAATTCGGAGCGGTTCCGGGCAGCTACCGGCTACGCGCCGCCCTCATGGCCGGACCTGATCCGCACCATGCGTCGCTTCCACGACGAAGCCTTCTCACGGATCCGCTGA
- the wecB gene encoding non-hydrolyzing UDP-N-acetylglucosamine 2-epimerase — MKKILTLVGTRPELVKMSLVIRALDRLTNHVLVHTGQNYDYELNQVFFDDLGIRKPNHFLEAAGPNAAATIARVIERADAVLEQEQPDAVLIYGDTNSGLAVIPAKRRKIPIFHMEAGNRCFDPRVPEEINRKVIDHLSDVNLVLTEHARRYLLAEGLPAQRIFKVGSHMEEVLAEFRPKIEASDVLARLGLEPDRFFIVSAHREENVDSPARLRVFLEELGRLHAAFGLPIVVSTHPRTRARLEAVGDLSLPDSVRFLPPFGFIDYVKLQTSAHCVLSDSGTIAEEAALLDLPAVTFRDAHERPEGMDAGTLIVAPLGKVPLVEAVRAVRDGYGEGRRFAGAVPDYQGGAVSTKVVRIVLSYIDQVNHTVWSKPGPF; from the coding sequence TTGAAAAAAATCCTCACCCTGGTCGGAACGCGGCCCGAACTCGTCAAGATGTCGCTCGTGATCCGGGCGCTGGACCGGCTGACGAACCACGTCCTCGTCCATACCGGCCAGAACTACGATTATGAGCTGAACCAGGTCTTCTTCGACGACCTCGGCATCCGCAAGCCCAACCACTTCCTCGAAGCGGCTGGGCCGAACGCGGCGGCGACGATCGCTCGCGTCATCGAGCGCGCCGACGCCGTGCTCGAACAGGAACAGCCCGACGCGGTACTGATCTACGGCGACACCAATTCGGGTCTCGCCGTGATCCCGGCCAAGCGGCGCAAGATCCCGATCTTCCATATGGAGGCGGGCAACCGCTGCTTCGACCCGCGGGTGCCGGAGGAGATCAACCGCAAGGTCATCGACCACCTCAGTGACGTCAACCTCGTGCTGACCGAGCACGCCCGCCGCTACCTCCTGGCCGAGGGGCTGCCGGCGCAGCGCATCTTCAAGGTCGGCTCGCACATGGAAGAGGTGCTGGCCGAGTTCCGACCGAAGATCGAGGCCTCCGACGTGCTGGCCCGGCTCGGGCTCGAGCCGGACCGGTTCTTCATCGTCTCGGCCCACCGCGAGGAGAACGTCGATTCGCCGGCACGCCTCCGGGTCTTCCTGGAGGAGCTCGGCCGCCTGCACGCGGCCTTCGGCCTGCCCATCGTCGTCTCGACCCATCCGCGCACCCGCGCCCGGTTGGAGGCCGTAGGCGACCTCTCACTGCCCGACAGCGTGCGCTTCCTGCCGCCCTTCGGCTTCATCGACTACGTGAAGCTGCAGACGAGCGCCCATTGCGTCCTGTCCGACAGCGGCACCATCGCCGAGGAAGCGGCCCTGCTCGACCTGCCGGCGGTGACCTTCCGCGATGCGCACGAGCGGCCCGAGGGCATGGATGCCGGCACGCTGATCGTGGCGCCGCTGGGCAAGGTTCCGCTCGTCGAGGCGGTGCGGGCCGTGCGCGACGGCTACGGTGAGGGCCGCCGCTTCGCTGGCGCCGTGCCGGATTACCAGGGCGGCGCGGTCTCGACCAAGGTCGTGCGGATCGTCCTGTCCTACATCGATCAGGTCAACCACACGGTGTGGTCGAAGCCCGGCCCGTTCTAG
- a CDS encoding TonB-dependent receptor — protein sequence MGQDRRLGLCLAVVVAAGCVSGAAAQEEVRIEEISVAGSSGGKPVPANRNAVVGPPPPAYPGGVVGSGSRLGLLGNRNVFDQPFSSTSYTEKLIRDQQARNVQDVVNNDPSIRTNVPAFSGILGFFVRGFPVFAQDIAFNGLFGVADAFNPAIEPIERVEVLRGPSTLLSGVPPFGNIGGIINLIPKRAGEEPLTRVTLGYGNDAQIYKAIDVSRRFGEAKEWGIRFNGAVNNGRTPIDNQSIHFGVAALALDYRGERLRASLDLGYQELDFQSPLRNRNVAAGVRIPRAPDLTLNQHQPWEFRDSANRQLATRVEYDLTPDLTLYGAYGRSNFRQEYFGGVLTIFNTRGDYRDPISYLPFLIVNQTAEAGLRGTFETGPVKHSFGLAAVGFWQDLAQPTAQVVGATIVSNLYDPVYVAPRSTVGLSNATPRTSSRINRSIAIADTMSILDDRILLTVGGRWQSLDVNAYNQTTGFRTGASESGAFSPGLGLVVKPLERLSLYANYIEGLTSPAPPIAARNANEAFPAAVSRQTEVGAKYDFGTVGVGFAAFEIEQPFGFLDTATQLFSVDGRQRNSGVELTVFGEPAPGLRLLGGVSLLDGVQVRSQNPANVGRVAVGVPDVQLNLYGEYDLLPGLSLSGRVIYTSAQYYDLANSQKIPDWATLDLGLRYATVFQDHPLTLRANVVNVTGNNYWASTGRGILSQGAPRTVLLSASMDF from the coding sequence ATGGGGCAGGACCGGCGGCTCGGCCTCTGTCTCGCTGTGGTGGTGGCGGCCGGCTGCGTCTCCGGCGCGGCCGCGCAGGAGGAGGTGCGGATCGAGGAGATCTCCGTCGCGGGCAGCAGCGGCGGCAAACCCGTGCCGGCGAACCGCAATGCCGTCGTCGGCCCGCCCCCGCCCGCCTATCCCGGCGGCGTGGTCGGCTCCGGCTCGCGGCTCGGCCTGCTGGGCAACCGCAACGTCTTCGACCAGCCGTTCAGCTCGACCAGCTATACCGAGAAGCTTATCCGCGACCAGCAGGCGCGCAACGTCCAGGACGTGGTCAACAACGACCCGTCGATCCGCACCAACGTGCCGGCCTTCTCCGGCATCCTCGGCTTCTTCGTGCGCGGCTTCCCCGTCTTCGCGCAGGACATTGCCTTCAACGGCCTGTTCGGCGTCGCCGACGCGTTCAACCCTGCCATCGAACCGATCGAGCGCGTGGAGGTGCTGCGCGGCCCCTCGACCCTGCTCTCCGGCGTTCCCCCCTTCGGCAATATCGGCGGCATCATCAACCTGATCCCGAAGCGCGCCGGGGAGGAGCCGCTGACCCGCGTCACGCTGGGCTACGGCAACGACGCCCAGATCTACAAGGCGATCGACGTCAGCCGCCGGTTCGGCGAGGCGAAGGAGTGGGGCATCCGCTTCAACGGCGCCGTCAACAACGGCCGCACGCCGATCGACAACCAGTCCATCCATTTCGGCGTCGCCGCGCTCGCGCTCGACTACCGCGGCGAGCGCCTGCGGGCGAGCCTCGATCTCGGCTACCAGGAGCTCGACTTCCAGTCGCCCCTGCGCAACCGCAACGTGGCGGCGGGGGTGCGCATCCCCCGGGCGCCCGACCTCACCCTGAACCAGCACCAGCCCTGGGAATTCCGCGACAGCGCCAACCGGCAACTCGCCACCCGGGTCGAGTACGACCTGACGCCGGACCTGACGCTGTACGGCGCCTACGGGCGCTCCAACTTCCGGCAGGAATATTTCGGCGGCGTCCTGACGATCTTCAACACCCGCGGCGACTACCGCGACCCGATCAGCTACCTGCCGTTCCTCATCGTCAACCAGACCGCGGAGGCCGGCCTGCGCGGCACGTTCGAGACGGGGCCGGTCAAGCATAGCTTCGGCCTCGCCGCGGTCGGCTTCTGGCAGGACCTCGCCCAGCCGACGGCGCAGGTCGTCGGGGCGACGATCGTGTCGAACCTCTACGATCCGGTCTACGTCGCCCCGCGCTCGACCGTCGGCCTGTCGAACGCGACGCCGCGCACCTCGAGCCGCATCAACCGCAGCATCGCCATCGCCGACACGATGTCGATCCTCGACGACCGGATCCTGCTCACCGTCGGGGGACGCTGGCAGAGCCTCGACGTGAACGCCTACAACCAGACCACCGGTTTCCGCACCGGCGCGAGCGAGAGCGGCGCCTTCTCGCCGGGCCTCGGCCTCGTGGTGAAGCCGTTGGAGCGGCTCTCCCTCTACGCCAACTACATTGAGGGACTGACCTCGCCGGCCCCGCCGATCGCCGCGCGCAACGCCAACGAAGCCTTTCCGGCCGCCGTGTCGCGGCAGACCGAGGTCGGCGCCAAGTACGATTTCGGCACCGTCGGCGTCGGCTTTGCCGCCTTCGAGATCGAGCAGCCCTTCGGCTTCCTCGACACGGCCACCCAGCTATTCTCGGTCGATGGGCGCCAGCGCAACAGCGGCGTCGAGCTGACGGTCTTCGGCGAGCCGGCGCCGGGCCTGCGCCTGCTCGGCGGCGTCAGCCTGCTCGACGGCGTGCAGGTGCGCTCGCAGAACCCGGCCAATGTCGGGCGCGTCGCCGTCGGCGTCCCGGACGTTCAGCTCAACCTCTACGGCGAGTACGACCTGCTGCCGGGCCTGAGCCTGAGCGGCCGGGTGATCTACACCTCGGCGCAGTACTACGATCTCGCCAACAGCCAGAAGATCCCCGACTGGGCGACGCTCGATCTCGGTCTGCGCTACGCCACCGTGTTCCAGGACCATCCGCTTACGCTCCGGGCGAACGTCGTCAATGTGACGGGCAACAACTACTGGGCCTCGACGGGGCGGGGCATCCTGAGCCAGGGGGCGCCGCGGACCGTTCTGCTCTCGGCCTCCATGGATTTCTAG